From Deinococcus aquaticus, one genomic window encodes:
- a CDS encoding TetR/AcrR family transcriptional regulator translates to MTVPPVSAPAALPDTTRARIQQEAARLFVQSGYHGVSMREVAEAVGVTKPALYHHYADKEALFLAMLEGTLAGLARLVAAANAQVGIRLQLDTLVYELLASAPEQRVGLQLAGELRHVSAERRGAFEREYRRVWIGGLSELFELAAARGELRADVVPAMLARAFLALTYPLVTGAPSSDPQGMGRALLAVFLDGATPR, encoded by the coding sequence GTGCCCGCATTCAGCAGGAGGCGGCGCGCCTGTTCGTGCAGAGCGGGTATCACGGCGTGAGCATGCGCGAGGTCGCGGAGGCCGTGGGTGTGACCAAACCGGCCCTGTACCACCATTACGCCGACAAGGAGGCGCTGTTCCTGGCGATGCTGGAGGGCACGCTGGCGGGACTGGCGCGGCTGGTGGCGGCCGCGAACGCGCAGGTGGGCATTCGCCTGCAACTGGATACGCTGGTGTACGAGTTACTGGCCAGCGCGCCCGAGCAGCGGGTGGGTCTGCAACTGGCGGGCGAGTTACGGCACGTGAGTGCCGAGCGGCGCGGCGCGTTCGAGCGTGAGTACCGCCGCGTGTGGATCGGGGGCCTGTCGGAATTGTTCGAGCTGGCGGCCGCGCGGGGCGAGTTGCGCGCGGACGTGGTCCCGGCGATGCTGGCGCGGGCGTTCCTGGCGCTCACGTACCCGCTGGTGACTGGGGCGCCGTCCAGTGATCCGCAGGGCATGGGTCGGGCGCTGCTGGCCGTGTTCCTGGACGGCGCGACCCCCCGCTAA
- a CDS encoding TerC family protein, with product MESLFGWITQPEAWLAFGTLLLLEVVLGIDNVIFISILAGKLPPEQQQRARTIGLLGAMFMRLGLLFSISWIYSLKNELFEVFGQGFSGRDLILIFGGLFLLYKAVKEMHEQLEGPEHGAGSSGGAVVGANFAAIIGQIMLLDIVFSLDSVITAVGMADDIGVMVSAVVVTVAIMLVAARPIGDFVQAHPTVKMLALSFLLLIGVNLIADGFGFKIPKGYTYFAMGFAIAVELLNLRMRRGKPVQLHGSDRQPD from the coding sequence GTGGAATCACTGTTCGGTTGGATAACGCAGCCCGAGGCGTGGCTGGCGTTCGGTACGCTGCTGCTGCTTGAGGTCGTTCTGGGCATCGACAACGTCATTTTCATCTCGATCCTGGCGGGCAAACTGCCGCCGGAGCAGCAGCAGCGCGCGCGGACCATCGGCCTGCTGGGGGCCATGTTCATGCGGCTGGGCCTGCTGTTCTCGATCAGCTGGATCTACAGCCTGAAAAACGAGCTGTTCGAGGTGTTCGGGCAGGGCTTCTCGGGCCGGGACCTGATCCTGATCTTCGGCGGGTTGTTCCTGCTGTACAAGGCCGTCAAGGAGATGCACGAGCAGCTGGAAGGCCCGGAGCACGGCGCGGGCTCGTCGGGGGGCGCGGTGGTCGGGGCGAACTTCGCGGCGATCATCGGGCAGATCATGCTGCTGGACATCGTGTTCAGCCTCGACAGTGTCATCACGGCGGTCGGGATGGCCGACGACATCGGCGTGATGGTCTCGGCGGTGGTCGTGACGGTGGCGATCATGCTGGTGGCCGCGCGGCCCATCGGGGACTTCGTGCAGGCGCACCCGACCGTGAAGATGCTGGCCCTGTCGTTCCTGCTGCTGATCGGCGTGAACCTGATCGCGGATGGCTTCGGTTTCAAGATTCCCAAGGGGTACACGTACTTCGCGATGGGCTTCGCGATT